AGGATTGCGAAAACCGTGAGCCTCGACCGTGACGCGCTGGAAATCGCGGCCCAGGCGGAGCAGAGCGCCGGCCACGGGATTGCGGACCCATGAGGAGGTGTGCAACGCCGGAAGGGTGGAGAATCCCGCTTCGTTGCCTCCGAGCAAATACCAGGCTCCGTCGGGTCCTTTCCGGATCGCGTGAGCCCCGTGTTCGCCCATGCGCAGGGGCATGAGTTGAGTGGGCGCTCCATCCGGTTTTCCGTCCGCGTTCGTGTCCCGATACCGCCAAAGGCCGCCATCCACCACCGCGAGCAAGTCGTGCCCTTCAAAGTTCAATCCCATCGCACTTCCGCGAGTGCGGGCGAGGATTTCGGCGGTCTCGTATTGGCCGTCGGCATCGCGATCCTCCAGTCGCTTGATGTAGCCGGCACCCGCGACGACCGGACGCCCGTGGCCGTCGAGGGTCATCGCGCTGGCGTCGGGCACGAGAGGATCATCCGCCACCCTCTGGACCTTGAAGCCCTTTTCGATTCGGAGACCTTCCGCTTCGATCAAAACCGTTTCGGCGACGGAGCCAAAAGAAAACAACAACACCGCCAAGCCCGTCGCTGTTCGAATGCCGGATGCCACGCTCATCACTTCGGATGAATCAAGAGGGTATGCTCCACCGGTGCCATCGCCTTGCGAATGCGGTGGGCCAGGGGAGTTCGGATTCTTTCCGTGAACTCGACGGTGGCCTCCATGTCGGCCCGGCCCTCGGGTCCGTGGAAGAGCTGTTTGATCTGCCGTGTCTCGTACTCTTGCTTGGCGGCCACGGCGGAATCGACTCGGCCAAACGCCTCGGAAAAGGGGTTCACTTCGAAATCGAGCGCAAGGTTCACACCGGCTTCCAGTTCGGAAGCCTTGTACGTCCGCGTCTCGGGTCCCCACGTCACGCGATACGATTCCTCCTTGGCTCCCCGGACACGCAAAACGAACCGGTTCAAATCTTCGAAAAACCCCGCGAGAAGCAAGCCGCCGCGCAAGGAATGGTCCTTGTCCCTTGGTCCCGTGGCGCAAAAAGGGTACCGCGTGCTGCGCATCCGAAGAATCCCTTGATCGAAATTCTTCACGGCGTGACCCTGACTCGTTTCCGTTCGTCCTGTGCTGAGATCGAGATCGATGCGGCCGAGTTCCCCCGCCAGGCCCATGGATCTTAGAAACGCGGTGGCCATGACGGCTTGGCCCGCCCAATCCGGGTGCACGCCGTCCTGGCCGGCCAGGGCGTAATGGGTTCCGTAATCCTTGCGGGCATGGTGACTCAGCGTGAGCATGGGCCAGAACACGTCGGCAAACCCCGCTTTTTCGGCGTGGGCGAGTTCGAGGCCCGCGTTGCGCAATCGGAAGAGGTTCTCGTTCAAATCGTCCACGGTGGCGTCTTTGGCTTTTGACCAGGACGGTTTCAATCCGACGCAGCCGGGTGAACCCCAGATGACGCGAGTTCCCGCGGTTCGGAAAGCTTGCAGGATCTGCCTGGCACTCTCGCGATACTTGGTTCCGATGGACTCCTCGAACACGCGATACTCATGGTCGTTCATCCCGTAACAGGTGGTGGCGACGGTGGGCTTGAACCTCAGGCAATCATTGGTCATCCGGGCCAGAAAACCCGGCGCCCGTTCACCGCTCCAGCCGTACTGCCGCACCGTCACATCCAATTCAGGCCGGCAAGCGGTGAGGTAGGTCTCGATCACGCGCGAATACATCCGCTGCTCGGTGATCGAGTCCCCGCAAATAGCCAAACGGTCTCCTTTCTTGAGCACCAAACTTGCCGGTATTGGGGCGGCGGGCACTTTTCCATATCGTTCGAAGGCCGGGTCGTCCGGTTTCTTCTCGAAGGCCTGGCTCCAGGCGAGGGATAGCCCACACACCACGGACACAGCCATGGCGGCTCTTCGAATCTTGATCGGGAAGGGCATCTTCATAAGGGGGGGCGCGGGTGGTCTGGCCTGTCCGGGAAGTGCCTGACTCGACTCAGGACGGCTTAACGGCGCCCGGGGGTGGTTCCGGGCTGAGTTTGGGCGGGTAATTGCTGAGCGGTGGGAATGGGCAACACGTCCACTGCTGGAGGAGCATTCGAGACCGGTTGGTAGATGCCCGGCCCGAGTCCCGCGAGGGGATCCTGCGCTTGTTTCCGCTTCCAGGCCTGGAGTCCCAGAACCGCCAGCGTGATCAAGAGCAGCAATATCGCGACCGGAGCCACGATCCCCCACGGCACTCTCGAGAATTGAAATGTGAGGAAATCGAGCGGCCCCTTCGGACGGCCTGTCAAACTCGGCGGATCGCGAAATTCCTCGGTCTGCGCCAGTTCCGCGTCCAGTTGAGCCATGATCGCTTTCACCTCCAGCTTCAGGTGCGTGGCGTAGGTTCGGACAAACCCGCGAATATACACCGGGGCGGTGAAAGCGTGATAATTTCCTTCGTCGAGCGCGCGGACGTGTTCCGTTTTGATTTTCGTCGCTTCGGCGACCTCGTAAACGGTCCACTTCCGAGCCTCACGCGCGGCGCGGAGTTGTTCGGCAACCGTGGGCACGCCCCGTTTCGTAACCCGGCACCTTGCCATTTGCAACGACACAGAATGACAAATCAGCCGTTCTCACTTTGCCCCGGAGCGCGACTGGGCTGTCCTTCGACGCGCCAGGAATCCCAACGGGATTCCGTCCCGAAGCCCAAGGTTGCGAGGAACGAGCTACCTTGGGTCATGGTTCGCAAAAGGAAACCAACCCCAACGGGGTTGTGACGAAATCCTATTTCCGTTTCGCGGGGTTAAGCCACAACCGCGTTGCGGTTGAATTCATTTCCAAACGGCAACCCAAGGTAGCTCGTTCCTCGCAACCTTGGGCTGAAGGACACAATCCCTTTGGGATTGAAGGCGGGATTCCGTCGCCGTGGGCATCGCCGATTCCGTGGCCCATTGAGATAAACGCGACGAAGAACGAGGCCTATCCGTGATGGCTCTGGTGAGTGATTTGGAAAGGCTTTATCGCCTGGACCTTGCGAAGTTTCATGAAGGGCAATGGCCGTTCTAAGCAAGAACACTCCGCCGGGCCGGGGTGCGTAACGGTGAGTCACTTGACCCTCAAGATAGTCGGGAGGGCTATCGGATCTTTTG
The DNA window shown above is from Verrucomicrobiota bacterium and carries:
- a CDS encoding SGNH/GDSL hydrolase family protein, giving the protein MAVSVVCGLSLAWSQAFEKKPDDPAFERYGKVPAAPIPASLVLKKGDRLAICGDSITEQRMYSRVIETYLTACRPELDVTVRQYGWSGERAPGFLARMTNDCLRFKPTVATTCYGMNDHEYRVFEESIGTKYRESARQILQAFRTAGTRVIWGSPGCVGLKPSWSKAKDATVDDLNENLFRLRNAGLELAHAEKAGFADVFWPMLTLSHHARKDYGTHYALAGQDGVHPDWAGQAVMATAFLRSMGLAGELGRIDLDLSTGRTETSQGHAVKNFDQGILRMRSTRYPFCATGPRDKDHSLRGGLLLAGFFEDLNRFVLRVRGAKEESYRVTWGPETRTYKASELEAGVNLALDFEVNPFSEAFGRVDSAVAAKQEYETRQIKQLFHGPEGRADMEATVEFTERIRTPLAHRIRKAMAPVEHTLLIHPK